In the genome of Pempheris klunzingeri isolate RE-2024b chromosome 11, fPemKlu1.hap1, whole genome shotgun sequence, one region contains:
- the kcna2b gene encoding potassium voltage-gated channel subfamily A member 2b: protein MTVATSDPVDEAAAHPGQPHDQYDPEQDHECCERVVINISGLRFETQLKTLSQFPETLLGDPKKRMRYFDPLRNEYFFDRNRPSFDAILYYYQSGGRLRRPVNVTLDIFSEEIRFYELGEEAMEIFREDEGFIKEEERPLPENEFQRQVWLLFEYPESSGPARIIAIISVMVILISIVSFCLETLPVFRNEDEEMYNYPLQSLSNTTSTSDNSAFFSDPFFIVETLCIIWFSFEFLVRFFACPSKAGFFGNIMNIIDIVAIIPYFITLGTELAERPEDSQAGQQAMSLAILRVIRLVRVFRIFKLSRHSKGLQILGQTLKASMRELGLLIFFLFIGVILFSSAVYFAEADEPHSQFSSIPEAFWWAVVSMTTVGYGDMVPTTIGGKIVGSLCAIAGVLTIALPVPVIVSNFNYFYHRETEGEEQAQYLNIPSVPKASSADDLKKSGRSGSGSTLSKSDYVEIQEAVNHSTEDFRPEVMKTGNCTLANTNYVNITKMRTDV, encoded by the coding sequence ATGACGGTTGCTACCAGCGACCCTGtggatgaagcagcagcacatccGGGTCAGCCCCACGACCAGTACGACCCAGAGCAGGATCATGAATGCTGTGAGAGGGTCGTCATCAACATCTCAGGCTTGCGCTTTGAGACGCAGCTCAAGACACTTTCTCAGTTTCCAGAGACTCTGCTGGGGGATCCCAAAAAAAGGATGAGGTATTTCGATCCTCTCCGGAATGAGTATTTTTTTGACCGCAATCGACCAAGTTTTGATGCTATTCTGTATTATTACCAATCTGGAGGGAGGCTGCGCCGGCCTGTTAATGTGACCCTGGACATTTTTTCTGAGGAGATCCGGTTTTATGAGTTGGGTGAAGAGGCTATGGAAATCTTCAGGGAGGATGAAGGTTTCATAAAGGAAGAGGAGCGGCCTCTGCCAGAGAATGAGTTTCAGAGACAAGTGTGGCTGCTGTTTGAATATCCAGAAAGCTCAGGTCCCGCTCGCATCATTGCTATCATCTCTGTCATGGTGATTCTTATCTCTATTGTCAGCTTCTGTCTGGAGACACTGCCAGTTTTCCGAAATGAAGATGAGGAGATGTACAATTATCCGCTCCAGTCTTTGTCTAATACCACCTCTACCTCTGACAACTCTGCATTTTTTTCAGATCCTTTCTTCATCGTGGAGACCCTTTGCATCATCTGGTTCTCTTTTGAGTTCCTGGTCAGGTTCTTTGCCTGTCCCAGCAAAGCTGGTTTTTTTGGTAACATAATGAACATCATTGATATCGTGGCAATCATCCCCTACTTCATCACCCTGGGTACAGAGCTAGCAGAGAGACCAGAAGACAGCCAGGCAGGCCAGCAGGCTATGTCTTTGGCTATTCTCCGCGTCATTCGTTTAGTCAGGGTGTTTCGTATCTTTAAACTCTCCCGTCATTCTAAGGGATTGCAGATTTTGGGACAGACACTGAAGGCCAGTATGCGTGAGTTGggcctcctcatcttcttcctgtTTATCGGTGTGATCCTCTTCTCCAGCGCTGTATACTTCGCAGAAGCCGACGAGCCGCATTCCCAGTTCAGCAGCATCCCTGAGGCCTTTTGGTGGGCCGTGGTTTCCATGACCACTGTGGGCTACGGAGACATGGTTCCAACAACCATTGGAGGAAAGATTGTGGGCTCCCTCTGCGCAATTGCTGGTGTGCTGACTATTGCCCTGCCTGTACCTGTCATTGTGTCAAACTTCAACTATTTCTAccacagagagacggagggcGAGGAGCAGGCACAGTATCTGAATATCCCAAGTGTGCCTAAAGCCAGCTCAGCTGATGATCTGAAGAAGAGTGGTCGGAGCGGCAGTGGATCCACTCTCAGTAAATCCGACTATGTGGAGATCCAGGAGGCTGTGAACCACAGCACTGAGGACTTCAGACCAGAGGtcatgaaaacaggaaactgcACCCTGGCCAACACTAACTATGTAAACATCACTAAGATGCGTACAGATGTATAA